One window from the genome of Vidua chalybeata isolate OUT-0048 chromosome 3, bVidCha1 merged haplotype, whole genome shotgun sequence encodes:
- the CNR1 gene encoding cannabinoid receptor 1 isoform X2 has translation MKSILDGLADTTFRTITTDLLYVGSNDIQYEDMKGDMASKLGYYPQKFPLSSFRGDPFQEKMTGGDDSLLSIIPSEQVNITEFYNKSLSTFKDNEENIQCGENFMDMECFMILNPSQQLAIAVLSLTLGTFTVLENLLVLCVILHSRSLRCRPSYHFIGSLAVADLLGSVIFVYSFVDFHVFHRKDSPNVFLFKLGGVTASFTASVGSLFLTAIDRYISIHRPLAYKRIVTRPKAVVAFCVMWTIAIVIAVLPLLGWNCKKLNSVCSDIFPLIDETYLMFWIGVTSVLLLFIVYAYMYILWKAHSHAVRMLQRGTQKSIIIQSTEDGKVQITRPDQTRMDIRLAKTLVLILVVLIICWGPLLAIMVYDVFGKMNKLIKTIFAFCSMLCLLNSTVNPIIYALRSKDLRHAFRSMFPTCEGTAQPLDNSMESDCQHKHANNAGNVHRAAESCIKSTVKIAKVTMSVSTDTTAEAL, from the coding sequence ATGAAGTCAATTCTAGATGGCCTCGCAGATACAACTTTCCGAACAATCACGACAGATCTCCTTTACGTGGGCTCCAACGATATCCAGTACGAAGACATGAAAGGCGACATGGCATCCAAGCTGGGGTACTACCCCCAGAAGTTCcctctttcttccttcaggGGTGATCCTTTCCAAGAAAAAATGACTGGAGGAGATGATTCCCTGTTGAGCATTATTCCCTCAGAGCAGGTCAACATCACAGAGTTTTACAACAAGTCCCTGTCCACTTTTAAGGATAATGAGGAGAATATACAGTGTGGGGAGAACTTTATGGATATGGAGTGTTTTATGATCCtgaaccccagccagcagctggccATCGCCGTGCTGTCGCTCACCCTGGGCACCTTCACAGTCCTAGAGAACCTTCTCGTCTTGTGCGTTATCCTCCACTCCCGAAGCCTCCGGTGTAGACCCTCCTACCACTTCATCGGCAGCCTAGCTGTGGCCGACCTCCTGGGCAGTGTGATTTTTGTCTACAGTTTTGTGGATTTCCATGTTTTCCACCGGAAGGATAGCCCCAACGTCTTCTTGTTCAAACTGGGTGGAGTTACAGCCTCCTTCACCGCCTCTGTAGGTAGCCTTTTCCTCACGGCAATAGACCGGTACATCTCTATACACAGGCCGCTAGCTTATAAAAGGATTGTTACCCGACCAAAGGCTGTCGTAGCATTTTGTGTGATGTGGACCATCGCTATCGTAATAGCCGTTCTTCCTCTGCTCGGCTGGAACTGCAAAAAGCTCAACTCTGTTTGTTCGGACATATTCCCTCTCATCGATGAGACATACCTGATGTTCTGGATCGGGGTCACCAGCGTCCTCTTGTTGTTCATTGTCTATGCCTACATGTACATTCTGTGGAAGGCACACAGCCACGCTGTTCGCATGTTGCAGCGAGGCACGCAGAAAAGCATAATCATTCAGTCGACGGAGGATGGTAAGGTACAGATCACTAGGCCTGATCAAACTCGTATGGACATCAGGTTAGCCAAAACCTTGGTCCTTATCCTAGTGGTTTTAATCATATGCTGGGGCCCTCTCCTCGCCATCATGGTGTACGATGTCTTTGGGAAAATGAACAAGCTCATCAAGACTATCTTTGCCTTCTGTAGCATGCTCTGTTTGCTGAATTCAACAGTGAATCCCATCATCTACGCTCTGAGGAGCAAGGACTTGCGACACGCCTTCCGCAGCATGTTCCCCACCTGCGAAGGGACCGCGCAGCCCCTGGATAACAGCATGGAGTCTGACTGCCAGCACAAACACGCCAACAACGCGGGGAACGTGCACAGGGCTGCCGAGAGCTGCATTAAGAGCACAGTTAAGATTGCCAAAGTTACCATGTCTGTCTCCACAGACACAACTGCTGAAGCGTTGTAA
- the CNR1 gene encoding cannabinoid receptor 1 isoform X1, producing the protein MFNKTTHRPFRLSAAGCWGVSHRSYLPTNWNSPALILLVCKRLGNLVLSSKLYCPSPYGIRTSSDAFFHPPSISETNKTGVMKSILDGLADTTFRTITTDLLYVGSNDIQYEDMKGDMASKLGYYPQKFPLSSFRGDPFQEKMTGGDDSLLSIIPSEQVNITEFYNKSLSTFKDNEENIQCGENFMDMECFMILNPSQQLAIAVLSLTLGTFTVLENLLVLCVILHSRSLRCRPSYHFIGSLAVADLLGSVIFVYSFVDFHVFHRKDSPNVFLFKLGGVTASFTASVGSLFLTAIDRYISIHRPLAYKRIVTRPKAVVAFCVMWTIAIVIAVLPLLGWNCKKLNSVCSDIFPLIDETYLMFWIGVTSVLLLFIVYAYMYILWKAHSHAVRMLQRGTQKSIIIQSTEDGKVQITRPDQTRMDIRLAKTLVLILVVLIICWGPLLAIMVYDVFGKMNKLIKTIFAFCSMLCLLNSTVNPIIYALRSKDLRHAFRSMFPTCEGTAQPLDNSMESDCQHKHANNAGNVHRAAESCIKSTVKIAKVTMSVSTDTTAEAL; encoded by the exons ATGTTCAACAAAACCACTCATCGACCATTTAG gTTGTCAGCTGCTGGATGCTGGGGGGTGTCACATAGGAGCTATTTGCCCACAAATTGGAACAGCCCAGCCCTTATCCTGCTAGTGTGCAAACG GCTTGGAAACCTTGTTCTGTCCTCGAAGCTGTATTGTCCATCACCATATGGGATAAG GACTTCCTCTGATGCATTTTTCCATCCCCCAAGTATCTCTGAAACCAACAAGACTGGGGTTATGAAGTCAATTCTAGATGGCCTCGCAGATACAACTTTCCGAACAATCACGACAGATCTCCTTTACGTGGGCTCCAACGATATCCAGTACGAAGACATGAAAGGCGACATGGCATCCAAGCTGGGGTACTACCCCCAGAAGTTCcctctttcttccttcaggGGTGATCCTTTCCAAGAAAAAATGACTGGAGGAGATGATTCCCTGTTGAGCATTATTCCCTCAGAGCAGGTCAACATCACAGAGTTTTACAACAAGTCCCTGTCCACTTTTAAGGATAATGAGGAGAATATACAGTGTGGGGAGAACTTTATGGATATGGAGTGTTTTATGATCCtgaaccccagccagcagctggccATCGCCGTGCTGTCGCTCACCCTGGGCACCTTCACAGTCCTAGAGAACCTTCTCGTCTTGTGCGTTATCCTCCACTCCCGAAGCCTCCGGTGTAGACCCTCCTACCACTTCATCGGCAGCCTAGCTGTGGCCGACCTCCTGGGCAGTGTGATTTTTGTCTACAGTTTTGTGGATTTCCATGTTTTCCACCGGAAGGATAGCCCCAACGTCTTCTTGTTCAAACTGGGTGGAGTTACAGCCTCCTTCACCGCCTCTGTAGGTAGCCTTTTCCTCACGGCAATAGACCGGTACATCTCTATACACAGGCCGCTAGCTTATAAAAGGATTGTTACCCGACCAAAGGCTGTCGTAGCATTTTGTGTGATGTGGACCATCGCTATCGTAATAGCCGTTCTTCCTCTGCTCGGCTGGAACTGCAAAAAGCTCAACTCTGTTTGTTCGGACATATTCCCTCTCATCGATGAGACATACCTGATGTTCTGGATCGGGGTCACCAGCGTCCTCTTGTTGTTCATTGTCTATGCCTACATGTACATTCTGTGGAAGGCACACAGCCACGCTGTTCGCATGTTGCAGCGAGGCACGCAGAAAAGCATAATCATTCAGTCGACGGAGGATGGTAAGGTACAGATCACTAGGCCTGATCAAACTCGTATGGACATCAGGTTAGCCAAAACCTTGGTCCTTATCCTAGTGGTTTTAATCATATGCTGGGGCCCTCTCCTCGCCATCATGGTGTACGATGTCTTTGGGAAAATGAACAAGCTCATCAAGACTATCTTTGCCTTCTGTAGCATGCTCTGTTTGCTGAATTCAACAGTGAATCCCATCATCTACGCTCTGAGGAGCAAGGACTTGCGACACGCCTTCCGCAGCATGTTCCCCACCTGCGAAGGGACCGCGCAGCCCCTGGATAACAGCATGGAGTCTGACTGCCAGCACAAACACGCCAACAACGCGGGGAACGTGCACAGGGCTGCCGAGAGCTGCATTAAGAGCACAGTTAAGATTGCCAAAGTTACCATGTCTGTCTCCACAGACACAACTGCTGAAGCGTTGTAA